The window tatataaaatgtcaacacaatatattaacacaaatttgtgttgatattttaatgtgatcgtgttaacatttttaatacaatgcGTTGATGAGTTATCAATTTAGCAATTTAAGGAAAGTTAATATTATAACACACCTCTCCGCCGCTCACTCTTAATTTTGTTCTCCCCATCAcctaattcaataaatatttattctaactTCAATGTTAAACAAAAACgactatttaatttgttaatccATCACCTAATTCACTACATATTTATTCTAACTTtcatattaaacaaaaacGACTATAATGGGAAAAAGTGAATACATACTAAATTTCATAGAACGCTacagataataaaataaaaaaataaaaaaaaattcaattaatcaattaattattcagAATCTCAGATTGTATGCAGCGTATCTGCCATGAGACAATAAACAGGTCACGAGACCATTATCGGAACTCACAGAACCTCAGCCATGCAAATTGGACTCAATTTCTTTTATCCATATTGTGTCCGCTAAGAAGAGAAGGGAAACCAATTAAATAGTCGTTTTTGTTACACGAAAAAAAATCGGATAAGGACACTTTTGTAATGCTATTAAGAAcgctaatttatttttttaattataccaCCAACGCTTCataaaatattcttattattagtatcctaactaaaattagggaacacaaattaaatataaacgtcttaaaaaataaaagattaagataatttgtCATCAACTTAAGACGTTTTCTCGTGCGtcctaaattattgttatttttaaaaaatttcaaatgctATTAATTGCGTCTCAGTTTTTTTGTCTCTAAAAGATACTAATTctttttgtagtgtttaaaccaaaaaaatctcccttcgtccctgaaaatttgtcacttatttcttttttcgtccgtccctaaaaatttgtcactatcacttttaccatttttggtagtggatcccacattctactaactcattcctcctcacattttattttaaaactaatatataaaagtaggatccacttgcgactaacttttccaactcactttctattatatttcttaagaTTCGTGTCGAGTCaaatgatgataaattttaGGGAACGGAGGAGTACAATAATTGATACTCTCCATCAAAAGTAAAATGGAGTCCACACATGGGTTCACGAGAATCGCAAAAGTGCATGGGACTTCAAATAGATATACACTTTCTCatcataatgaaataaagacAAAGACAATTGAAATATATGGATACAAACGGTTGTTGTTCCTAGCATATGGAACAGTTTTTTGTGGTAAAGTCtgtttttcactttttttttatttttttggataataGAAATTATAAAGCGAGTattgatgtaaaaaaaaatagcatgTGAATTCCCATGTTCTGCTATCGCTTTCGATAAGGGCTAATCACATGCATgtatcacaaaatttatttttgggatttATAGATCCAGAGATATACTTTGTCActgaaaattaaatctaattcGTTTCACGATAGCTATCCTCATAGCACAAACATCCTAGATAGGTTGATTATAAGGggaaaaaatcagaaatctGATTAATGTGTTTTAAGTTTGTGGAGAGTTATAAATAGGTCCTCAGCCACATTCCTTCCTCATCATCTAAACAAACTTACTTTTCCTATGCGACAATGTATCAAAGTAATATGCGCGGTCGAGTCCTTTCTCTCTTGCTGCTGATTCTTCTTATTGCAGTCGAAATCCACGTAAGCAACGACGCTATCTTAATAGGCtcgtttatttgttttcacaCTAAAGCTCATTTCTACATACAGGCAACCGTTGTTTTGTCGCCGGCTCCTCAGCCTCAACCACCCAACTCTTTTTCCATGGTGATAATATGAAACTTTTGCTATTAAAttggatattgtgttgatttattttagtCCAGgaacacaattaaataataatatagcagtgattaaattttgatttttgtttgagtttCTGTGATCAGTACGGAGCAACTCCTGGCAGCCTCCATCCTCAaggtacattattatttaatttatttaccatttttcaCTCCCATGCATTTATATTGTATAcatagttagttagttaggggaataatttgaattgaagtaaatgatgattgatgttgtAAATTGCAGAATGTGGGGGACGATGCAAGACGAGATGCTCGAAAACAGTGTTCAAGAAGCCGTGTATGTTTTTCTGTGAAAAATGTTGTGCAACATGCCTGTGTGTGCCTCCGGGGACTTATGGGAACAAGCAGCTGTGCCCTTGTTACAATAATTGGAAGACTAAGAGAGGAGGACCCAAATGCCCTTGATTACTCACTATagcagtattttttttattgaattatctGTCTTTTGGTGTTTGTAAACTGCTTTGTTTAACCTAAACACTCTTTATCCATTATCCATTTAAGACGCCTTATTTCGactaaattaatttgcatttaTGATGACTTTGTTGGAGAAAAGGTGGAGAAGGGATAGTTTATGTCTTGTTCATCGAATACTAATTACatcaaatatatcatattcATATCCCAAGTTGATCATATAAGAAATAACCATATGCTAATTAGGTTGTTT is drawn from Salvia hispanica cultivar TCC Black 2014 chromosome 6, UniMelb_Shisp_WGS_1.0, whole genome shotgun sequence and contains these coding sequences:
- the LOC125196857 gene encoding protein GAST1-like yields the protein MYQSNMRGRVLSLLLLILLIAVEIHATVVLSPAPQPQPPNSFSMYGATPGSLHPQECGGRCKTRCSKTVFKKPCMFFCEKCCATCLCVPPGTYGNKQLCPCYNNWKTKRGGPKCP